A DNA window from Vigna angularis cultivar LongXiaoDou No.4 chromosome 1, ASM1680809v1, whole genome shotgun sequence contains the following coding sequences:
- the LOC108347874 gene encoding uncharacterized protein LOC108347874 → MCVIMNKSKIDDDFLNAIGKEIDLMGERFLKFLTSKRKSDKNPAEDQKRSKYQDAQQNKGNEVDCKHSEQQIDLSMMAKSEIAETSEEKSEKEAMWYMDSGCSRHMTRDPTRFISLSYKTSCCVTYGDNNKDKVVGIGKIQTLSSYIIENVLLVDGLKHNLLSINQLCDKGLKSLLSLIIV, encoded by the coding sequence ATGTGTGTGATCATGAACAAGAGTAAAATTGATGATGATTTCTTAAATGCAATAGGAAAAGAAATTGACTTAATGGGAGAAAGGTTCTTGAAATTTTTGACGAGTAAAAGGAAGTCTGACAAGAACCCTGCAGAAGATCAAAAGAGATCTAAATATCAAGATGCACAGCAAAATAAAGGCAACGAAGTTGACTGCAAGCACTCAGAACAACAAATTGATTTAAGTATGATGGCTAAATCTGAAATAGCTGAAACTAGTGAGgaaaagagtgaaaaagaagcCATGTGGTATATGGACAGTGGATGTTCCAGACATATGACTAGAGATCCAACAAGATTCATTAGCCTATCCTATAAGACAAGCTGTTGTGTTACATATGGGGACAACAATAAGGATAAAGTTGTTGGTATTGgtaaaatacaaacactttcctCATACATTATTGAAAATGTTCTGCTTGTTGATGGGTTGAAACATAATTTGCTGAGTATTAACCAACTGTGTGATAAAGGATTAAAGTCACTTTTGAGCCTTATTATTGTTTGA